In Actinoplanes sp. NBC_00393, a single genomic region encodes these proteins:
- a CDS encoding ABC transporter permease yields the protein MSTTAVRPSAVTARDLTRSAVTRRRRGVRLKLIAGTICTLLVLLPVIFAQVLPLPDPGAQDLSKRRLPPLSEGHLFGTDALGRDLLSLVLHGAQVSIAIGVIAVTVSGLIGILAGSAAGFLGGWVDTVVSRLLEAQMSLPLLMMLLLVVALFGPSMPVITLVIAIALWPEVARLTRSLVLVEREKPYVAAARVLGLHRFQTLAQHIIPNIIRQASLVVLLLLAQAVLLESALSYLGAGPQRPFATLGRIISDGQNYITTSWWLVTLPGLVIVLLVVGVNLLGDGLRDRARRRKGGQS from the coding sequence ATGAGCACCACAGCCGTCCGGCCGAGCGCGGTCACCGCCCGCGACCTGACCCGCTCCGCGGTCACCCGGCGCCGCCGCGGCGTACGCCTCAAGCTGATCGCCGGCACCATCTGCACCCTGCTCGTGCTCCTGCCGGTCATCTTCGCCCAGGTCCTGCCGCTGCCCGACCCGGGCGCCCAGGATCTCAGCAAGCGCCGGCTGCCGCCGCTGAGCGAGGGACACCTGTTCGGCACCGACGCGCTCGGGCGTGACCTGCTGTCGCTGGTGCTGCACGGCGCCCAGGTGTCGATCGCCATCGGCGTCATCGCGGTCACCGTCTCCGGGCTGATCGGCATCCTCGCCGGCTCGGCCGCCGGTTTCCTCGGCGGCTGGGTGGACACCGTCGTGTCCCGGCTGCTCGAAGCGCAGATGTCGCTGCCGCTGCTGATGATGCTGCTGCTCGTGGTCGCCCTGTTCGGACCGTCGATGCCGGTCATCACCCTGGTCATCGCCATCGCGTTGTGGCCCGAGGTGGCCCGGCTGACCCGCAGCCTGGTGCTGGTGGAACGCGAGAAACCCTACGTCGCCGCTGCCCGGGTGCTCGGCCTGCACCGGTTCCAGACCCTCGCCCAGCACATCATCCCGAACATCATCCGGCAGGCCTCGCTGGTCGTGCTTCTGCTGCTGGCGCAGGCGGTGCTGCTGGAGAGCGCGCTGAGCTATCTGGGCGCCGGGCCGCAGCGCCCGTTCGCCACGCTCGGCCGCATCATCTCCGACGGCCAGAACTACATCACCACCTCGTGGTGGCTGGTCACCCTGCCCGGCCTGGTCATCGTGCTGCTGGTGGTCGGGGTCAACCTGCTCGGCGACGGCCTGCGCGACCGCGCCCGGCGCCGCAAGGGAGGACAATCGTGA